In the genome of Coraliomargarita algicola, one region contains:
- a CDS encoding GDSL-type esterase/lipase family protein — MTVKPLLSRALAALIVFTPLSSTLWSQDEFYLKDGDRVVFYGDSITDQRLYTTFTETFVVTRFPDRVIDFVHSGWGGDRVGGGGGGRIDTRLERDVFAYDPTVMTIMLGMNDGGYRAFEQGIFDTYVNGMSAIVDKVVAQIPDIRMTLIQPSPYDDVTREPKFAGGYNAVLLRFSEAVQEIAEVKQQNVANLNAPLVAMLERAKASNPELASKIIRDRVHPGPAGHLIMAEQLLKSWNAPAVVSVVEIDATAGKLNQADNTDISGLNVGSEQLEWTQLDHALPMPVDLSNAETALAVESSDFVEALNQQIIRVTGLQAEGYALQVDGKEIGRFSPDELNIGVNLAMLNTPMSQQAATVHKLTIERANMHNMRWRTYQVPYANASEEIQAYLPNLLESLDVADRELANIQRATAQPVAHQFKLIAISAEDLLLEGAPVSSVPASLGRNLALGKSWVTNAPNTYGWDSGLTDGSWTVGKETTFATNDASDFPKHVTVDLEEAAVVGHVVIGVPQFGSTRLVEIAISADGVDFTKVGRYTFSLRKKEKRLFDFDAQSARYVRLTYLDHYDEQVGYTPSFAFTTDLQVFAASK; from the coding sequence ATGACCGTAAAACCCCTGTTGTCTCGTGCGTTAGCAGCGCTTATTGTGTTCACGCCTTTGTCTTCGACCTTGTGGTCGCAAGATGAATTTTACCTGAAAGACGGCGACCGCGTTGTTTTTTATGGTGATAGCATTACGGATCAGCGTCTCTATACTACTTTCACTGAAACTTTTGTGGTGACTCGTTTTCCTGATCGAGTGATTGACTTTGTGCATTCTGGCTGGGGTGGTGACCGTGTCGGCGGTGGAGGCGGCGGTCGGATTGATACACGTCTTGAGCGTGATGTATTTGCTTATGATCCCACAGTGATGACAATTATGCTGGGGATGAATGACGGGGGGTATCGTGCCTTTGAGCAGGGGATCTTTGACACCTATGTGAATGGAATGAGTGCGATCGTGGATAAGGTTGTCGCTCAAATACCAGACATTCGTATGACTTTGATCCAACCGTCGCCTTACGACGATGTTACGCGTGAGCCAAAATTTGCAGGGGGGTATAATGCGGTCTTGCTGCGTTTTAGCGAAGCGGTGCAGGAAATTGCCGAGGTTAAGCAGCAAAACGTGGCGAATTTAAACGCGCCTTTGGTTGCTATGCTGGAAAGAGCTAAGGCGTCAAATCCAGAGCTTGCTAGTAAAATTATACGAGACCGTGTTCACCCGGGGCCAGCTGGGCATTTGATCATGGCCGAGCAGTTGCTCAAATCATGGAATGCACCTGCGGTTGTTTCAGTGGTTGAAATTGACGCGACTGCCGGGAAGCTGAATCAGGCAGATAATACAGATATCAGTGGCTTGAATGTTGGCTCTGAGCAGCTCGAATGGACGCAGCTCGACCATGCACTGCCGATGCCGGTCGATCTGAGTAATGCTGAGACTGCGCTAGCAGTTGAATCCTCCGACTTTGTTGAGGCACTTAATCAGCAAATTATTCGCGTGACTGGGCTTCAAGCTGAGGGCTATGCACTGCAGGTGGATGGCAAGGAGATCGGGAGGTTTTCACCCGATGAATTGAATATTGGGGTCAATCTCGCCATGCTCAATACGCCGATGAGTCAGCAAGCGGCAACTGTGCATAAGTTGACTATTGAGCGAGCGAACATGCACAATATGCGCTGGCGCACTTACCAGGTTCCTTACGCGAACGCATCCGAGGAGATTCAGGCCTATTTGCCTAACTTATTGGAATCGCTGGATGTTGCGGATCGTGAATTGGCGAATATTCAGCGGGCGACGGCACAGCCCGTGGCGCATCAATTCAAATTGATTGCGATCAGTGCAGAGGACCTCCTGTTGGAGGGAGCGCCCGTGAGTTCGGTGCCTGCAAGCTTGGGGCGTAATTTGGCGCTTGGGAAGTCTTGGGTGACGAACGCTCCGAATACTTATGGCTGGGATAGCGGTTTGACCGATGGCTCTTGGACGGTGGGGAAGGAGACTACCTTTGCGACAAACGATGCAAGCGATTTTCCTAAGCATGTGACGGTCGACTTGGAAGAGGCCGCCGTGGTCGGGCATGTCGTGATCGGCGTGCCGCAGTTCGGTTCGACTAGATTGGTCGAGATTGCTATCAGTGCTGACGGTGTTGATTTTACCAAAGTGGGGCGCTATACCTTTTCATTGCGCAAGAAAGAAAAGCGTTTGTTTGATTTTGATGCTCAATCAGCGCGTTACGTGCGTCTGACTTACCTAGATCATTATGATGAGCAGGTCGGTTATACGCCGAGCTTTGCATTTACGACGGACTTGCAGGTTTTTGCCGCATCGAAGTGA
- a CDS encoding DUF3450 family protein translates to MKTPLLQILALGCALAPFSLSAQNKVTETRDTLDKWVETRQIISEEKANWKIEQSILGDTIQLLSNELERLEKSLADLEASATAADEDRSQLAAEKEELSAAADVVEEHIGALETQLKRIIRSLPEPLIHKIKPLIRRLPDDPSDTKLSLGERVQNIVGILSQADKFNTTLTETSESREIAGGKVVEVRTLYWGLAMAYYVDASGEYAGIGYPGADGWEWPQIEGKGLEIKRLIDVYEGAEDIQFVEVPARIN, encoded by the coding sequence ATGAAAACACCACTTTTACAAATCCTGGCATTGGGCTGCGCCCTCGCACCATTTAGCCTGTCCGCACAAAACAAAGTTACAGAAACGCGCGACACCTTGGATAAATGGGTCGAGACCCGTCAAATCATATCCGAAGAGAAAGCTAACTGGAAAATCGAACAATCCATTCTTGGTGATACGATTCAACTTTTGAGCAATGAACTAGAGCGACTCGAAAAATCACTTGCAGACTTGGAAGCGTCCGCCACCGCCGCCGATGAAGATCGTAGCCAACTGGCTGCCGAGAAAGAAGAGCTGAGCGCAGCGGCAGACGTCGTAGAGGAACACATCGGTGCACTCGAGACACAACTCAAACGCATCATCCGCTCACTACCGGAACCACTCATCCATAAGATCAAGCCACTGATCCGCCGACTCCCCGACGATCCTAGCGACACCAAACTCTCGCTAGGCGAACGTGTGCAAAACATCGTCGGCATTCTCAGCCAAGCCGACAAATTCAACACCACGCTCACCGAAACCAGTGAGTCCCGCGAAATCGCCGGCGGCAAAGTTGTCGAAGTACGCACACTCTACTGGGGCCTCGCCATGGCTTACTACGTGGATGCCTCTGGCGAATATGCCGGCATCGGCTACCCTGGCGCGGACGGCTGGGAATGGCCGCAAATCGAAGGCAAGGGACTCGAAATCAAACGCCTGATCGACGTCTATGAAGGCGCTGAAGACATCCAATTCGTCGAAGTTCCCGCACGCATCAACTAA
- a CDS encoding SPFH domain-containing protein, with the protein MSYLVSLILGGVITLVAIPIVYNLGRSAQLWRVIPERTVLVYTLFGKVIGTLEEPGINLPFKCFGLRTFLVPFFGKVYTVSTTIYQHYLRNQLVNSAEGAPMGVGIWYECFISNPTAYLFENSDPVGSLSANVSTAVIKQLSNLELDVLLEDRDALSRKVREEVSPTSEQWGFTLGSTYIRKVAFRDAGMIKEIERKVVNRLRQVTASMRQDGENRVAIISSNAEKEASRRLGQAEAVRPKIVGEALSEIRENEDVAAVLFDLLDLQATLKSDGKIILNTGDSQGGAGILLNS; encoded by the coding sequence ATGTCTTATTTAGTCTCTCTGATCTTGGGCGGTGTCATCACTTTAGTCGCGATCCCTATTGTTTATAACCTTGGCCGTTCGGCTCAGCTTTGGCGTGTGATTCCGGAGCGGACAGTGTTGGTCTACACGCTCTTTGGCAAAGTGATCGGCACACTTGAAGAGCCCGGGATCAATTTGCCCTTCAAGTGTTTCGGGCTACGCACCTTCTTGGTGCCTTTCTTTGGGAAGGTCTATACGGTTTCCACGACTATTTATCAGCATTATCTCCGCAATCAATTGGTCAACTCCGCCGAAGGGGCCCCTATGGGCGTGGGGATTTGGTATGAGTGTTTCATCAGCAATCCTACGGCTTACTTGTTCGAAAATTCGGATCCGGTCGGTTCCTTGTCTGCCAACGTGTCCACCGCCGTGATCAAGCAACTATCGAATCTAGAGTTAGATGTGCTGCTTGAGGATCGTGACGCACTTTCGCGTAAGGTGCGCGAGGAAGTTTCCCCGACATCCGAGCAGTGGGGCTTCACCCTGGGCTCGACCTATATCCGCAAAGTTGCTTTCCGCGATGCGGGCATGATCAAAGAAATTGAGCGTAAGGTGGTGAACCGCCTGCGGCAAGTGACTGCCTCGATGCGGCAGGACGGGGAGAATCGGGTCGCCATTATCAGTTCCAATGCCGAGAAAGAAGCCTCCCGTCGGCTGGGCCAAGCTGAAGCCGTTCGCCCTAAAATTGTGGGTGAGGCGCTTTCCGAGATCCGTGAAAACGAGGATGTTGCTGCTGTCCTATTCGATTTGCTGGATCTGCAAGCGACACTGAAAAGTGACGGTAAGATCATCCTCAACACCGGCGATTCGCAAGGGGGCGCAGGCATTCTTTTGAATAGCTAG
- a CDS encoding ribbon-helix-helix protein, CopG family: protein MSESVTTSIRLSPRLRRALEQRAQAERRGKNWVISRALEKYLEEGAPDLEAEARRQSILASQPPSEDWGDDADFEQWM, encoded by the coding sequence ATGTCTGAATCAGTGACTACCAGCATACGGCTAAGTCCACGTTTACGGCGGGCGCTTGAGCAGCGTGCGCAGGCTGAGCGTCGCGGCAAGAATTGGGTGATTAGTCGAGCCCTGGAAAAGTATTTAGAAGAGGGGGCGCCGGACTTGGAAGCAGAGGCGCGCCGACAATCGATTTTAGCTTCGCAGCCTCCGTCTGAAGATTGGGGTGATGATGCGGATTTTGAGCAATGGATGTAA
- a CDS encoding TonB-dependent receptor, which translates to MNKDANQTNLYSRAFSSRAMQLSSLMLASSAAFTSYGQESLQDGDGEVYELQDFTVVSTGTRTERLLIDVPIKTEVLGSDIFESAAITELGQALELLNGARTEANCQNCGTAEIQLLGLPGNYNQILVDGLPLFTGVAAVYGIDQVPTIAIDRMEIVKGGGSALYGPGAVAGVVNLIPEEPYESHTHIDSTFRSTDGESPIYQSQFASYYVNEDGSFKASLYGLYSDQNEYDRDGDGFTEMVERENRVIGTNLWWTPTDRTRLRGNYQYIGEERRGGDSLGKPEKFAQVAEALDTDYHWATLAWDQQLADDWSMTLSAAMVDFQRDSYYGGTGGEIIDPASDVIDYNNQTVNGGGNAETEAFFGNPTDGTGGGAYNSFGQTDTRSYIFDAKFQYDAGQVGETGEHRFVFGFQYETEAIKDDQLNAEGDFLAMLHDDSFSNLGFFLQDEWQINDRLEIVPGIRIDKANTLDNWVFSPRIAARYTASDTVTLRSNLSSGFLAPRVFDEDIHIENIGGTPRDIVNADDLKEERSYTFALGLDYSPAAFQGRLKTSVQAYYTILKDSFDLDESTLRIEGGREKIDRVNTDGSTIFGIELDAAYQFNNNWSANAGLAFSQARYDEEDADRGTDHYNKTPDWTGLVQLNYDNDDLFDAYLALKWTGEMYVDRLDSVTEPGVEKSPQFFVVDLGISKKFEFDSYDLTLRAGINNVLDAYQDDQESGFERDPGYVYGPRTPRTFILGARIDF; encoded by the coding sequence ATGAACAAAGATGCCAATCAAACAAATCTGTATTCTCGAGCTTTTTCGAGCCGAGCGATGCAGCTCTCCAGCCTAATGCTCGCCTCTTCGGCAGCATTCACAAGCTACGGGCAAGAAAGCCTCCAAGACGGCGACGGTGAAGTCTACGAACTTCAAGACTTCACCGTCGTATCGACCGGCACCCGCACGGAGCGGCTACTCATCGACGTGCCGATCAAAACGGAAGTGCTCGGCAGCGACATCTTTGAGTCCGCCGCGATCACAGAGCTCGGCCAGGCACTGGAGTTGCTCAATGGCGCCCGCACCGAGGCGAACTGCCAAAACTGCGGCACCGCCGAGATCCAACTGCTCGGCCTGCCGGGCAACTACAACCAGATCCTGGTCGACGGCTTGCCGCTCTTCACCGGCGTGGCCGCGGTGTATGGCATCGACCAAGTACCGACGATCGCCATCGACCGCATGGAAATCGTCAAAGGCGGCGGCTCCGCGCTCTACGGCCCCGGCGCAGTGGCGGGGGTGGTCAACTTGATTCCGGAGGAGCCCTACGAAAGTCACACCCACATCGACAGCACCTTTCGCAGCACCGACGGCGAGAGCCCGATCTATCAGAGCCAGTTTGCCAGCTACTACGTCAACGAAGACGGCTCTTTCAAGGCCTCGCTCTACGGCCTCTACTCCGACCAAAACGAGTATGACCGCGACGGCGATGGCTTCACCGAAATGGTGGAACGCGAAAATCGCGTCATCGGCACCAACCTATGGTGGACGCCCACCGATCGCACCCGCCTGCGCGGCAACTACCAATACATCGGCGAAGAGCGCCGTGGGGGCGACAGCCTCGGCAAGCCGGAGAAATTTGCCCAAGTCGCCGAAGCACTCGACACCGATTACCACTGGGCGACGCTGGCCTGGGATCAGCAACTGGCCGACGACTGGAGCATGACGCTCTCCGCTGCCATGGTCGACTTCCAGCGCGACAGCTACTACGGCGGCACCGGCGGCGAAATCATCGATCCCGCCAGCGACGTCATTGACTACAACAACCAAACCGTCAACGGCGGCGGCAATGCCGAAACGGAAGCCTTCTTCGGCAATCCCACCGACGGCACCGGCGGGGGCGCCTACAATAGCTTCGGCCAGACCGACACACGCTCCTACATCTTCGACGCCAAGTTTCAATACGATGCCGGGCAAGTCGGCGAAACCGGCGAGCACCGCTTCGTATTCGGCTTTCAATATGAGACCGAAGCGATCAAAGACGACCAGCTAAACGCTGAAGGCGACTTCCTCGCCATGCTGCACGACGACAGCTTCAGTAACCTCGGCTTCTTCCTGCAAGACGAGTGGCAGATCAACGACCGACTCGAAATTGTGCCCGGCATCCGCATCGACAAGGCCAACACACTCGACAACTGGGTATTCTCCCCACGCATCGCCGCTCGCTACACCGCCAGCGACACGGTCACCCTGCGCTCCAATCTCAGCAGCGGCTTCCTCGCCCCTCGCGTCTTTGACGAAGACATCCATATCGAAAACATCGGCGGCACGCCGCGCGACATCGTGAATGCCGACGACCTCAAAGAAGAGCGCTCCTACACCTTCGCGCTCGGCCTCGACTACAGCCCCGCCGCCTTTCAGGGCCGACTCAAGACCTCGGTGCAAGCTTACTACACCATCCTGAAAGACTCCTTCGACCTCGACGAGAGCACACTGCGCATCGAAGGCGGACGTGAGAAGATCGACCGCGTCAACACCGACGGCTCCACCATATTCGGCATCGAGCTCGACGCCGCCTACCAGTTTAACAACAATTGGTCAGCCAATGCCGGGCTCGCCTTCAGCCAAGCGCGCTACGATGAAGAAGACGCCGACCGCGGCACCGACCACTACAATAAAACGCCCGACTGGACCGGACTAGTGCAGCTCAACTACGACAACGACGACCTCTTCGACGCCTACCTCGCGCTCAAGTGGACCGGCGAGATGTATGTCGACCGCCTCGATTCTGTTACAGAGCCCGGCGTAGAAAAAAGCCCACAGTTCTTCGTCGTCGATCTCGGCATCAGCAAGAAGTTCGAGTTCGATAGCTACGACCTCACCCTACGCGCCGGCATCAACAACGTGCTCGACGCCTATCAAGACGACCAAGAGTCCGGCTTTGAGCGCGATCCCGGCTACGTCTACGGCCCGCGCACACCGCGCACCTTCATCCTAGGCGCCCGCATCGACTTCTAG
- a CDS encoding SPFH domain-containing protein — translation MEIFMLLLGAALAATGVFLFGVYTVGPTERGVLTTFGRAQRLGAQLISEDPELGGLLSEAEKLRYDYPMIRVIKPGGPYFKWPWQQLIKVDMTIQTTDITWDPDITQESIESVTKDNLTVAITGQIRWRPCERNLYAYVFGVKSPQAHIMGYFISVLRDRIATFSGADANSSEQELVEFISINDLRKNVSTINQYMEQACKKTAARYGVELDAALITTIDPPNEVDEALASINTTSNNVAAEISQAKAEADQRLKMAEQAVLIAENQANAEAAPLRELFETLSQMYANGGRAALDSYLRNASLPLRKKASQTIINLNSDKV, via the coding sequence ATGGAAATTTTCATGCTTCTCTTAGGCGCGGCGCTCGCAGCCACGGGTGTTTTCTTATTCGGAGTGTATACGGTCGGCCCGACAGAGCGCGGCGTGTTAACAACCTTTGGTCGAGCGCAAAGACTGGGCGCGCAGTTGATCAGTGAAGACCCCGAGCTTGGCGGCTTACTCTCTGAGGCCGAGAAACTGCGCTACGATTACCCGATGATACGTGTCATTAAGCCCGGCGGCCCCTATTTTAAGTGGCCATGGCAGCAATTGATAAAAGTGGACATGACGATTCAAACCACAGACATCACTTGGGATCCGGACATCACTCAGGAATCGATCGAGTCGGTGACTAAGGACAATCTGACCGTGGCCATCACCGGGCAGATTCGCTGGCGCCCGTGTGAGCGTAATCTTTATGCCTATGTCTTTGGCGTGAAGTCGCCCCAGGCGCATATTATGGGGTATTTCATTTCGGTTTTAAGGGACCGGATCGCCACTTTCAGCGGCGCTGACGCGAATTCCAGTGAGCAAGAACTCGTTGAATTTATTTCGATCAATGACCTGCGTAAAAATGTTTCGACGATCAATCAATACATGGAGCAGGCTTGTAAGAAGACTGCGGCCCGCTATGGGGTCGAACTGGATGCTGCCTTGATCACGACCATTGATCCGCCCAATGAAGTGGATGAGGCGCTGGCCTCGATTAATACCACCAGCAACAATGTGGCCGCCGAAATCTCTCAAGCCAAGGCGGAGGCGGATCAACGCTTAAAGATGGCGGAGCAGGCGGTCTTGATCGCAGAAAATCAGGCCAATGCAGAGGCCGCTCCGCTGCGCGAGCTGTTCGAGACGCTCTCGCAGATGTATGCCAATGGCGGACGAGCGGCTCTAGACTCCTACCTGCGCAATGCCTCCTTGCCGCTACGCAAGAAGGCCTCCCAAACGATTATCAACCTCAATTCGGACAAAGTTTAA
- the nrdD gene encoding anaerobic ribonucleoside-triphosphate reductase: protein MATTSSAIQATLFETPQSLPYPIVRKRDGSFIPFSLERIAQAIYKAGHAAGIDDFAYAGQVTALVTAKFLGQKETCVTEIQSLVEHELMAGPHKEIARAYIEYRHDRDVARERVSKLNQEIHGLVEQSNAELLNENANKDARVIPTQRDLLAGIVAKHYAKQYLLPKDVVAAHESGDLHYHDLDYAPFFPMFNCMLVDMEEMLTRGFKMGNAEIEPPRSIATATAVTAQIIAQVASHIYGGTTINRIDEVLAPYVTISYGKHLETARQWKVADPEAYAQALTEKECYDAFQSLEYEVNTLHTSNGQTPFVTLGFGLGESWEARLIQQSILRNRIRGLGKQGKTPVFPKLVFGVKAGLNRKPGDPNYDIKQLALECASKRMYPDILNYDQTVKVTGSFKYPMGCRSFLGAYESEGKEVHEGRNNLGVVSLNLPRIALEAQGDEARFFDILEQRLQLARKALDTRIARLQNVPARVAPILYMEGACGVRLKPEQPVSELFKNGRASISLGYIGLHECINALYGSDTHVFDSEALRGKSLAIVKALRAAVDRWKEETGYGFSLYSTPSENLCDRFCRLDLKKFGQIAGVNDKGYYTNSFHLDVEKQVNPYDKLDFEYAYPPVANGGFICYGEYPNMQHNLEALEAIWDYSYDRVPYYGTNTPIDECYDCGFTGEFECTAKGFTCPSCGNNDPARVSVTRRVCGYLGNPDARPFNAGKQEEVKRRTKHL from the coding sequence ATGGCTACGACATCTAGTGCAATTCAAGCAACTTTATTTGAAACTCCGCAATCACTTCCTTATCCCATTGTGCGTAAACGGGATGGCAGTTTTATCCCATTTTCACTCGAACGCATCGCTCAGGCCATCTACAAGGCGGGCCATGCGGCGGGCATCGACGACTTCGCTTATGCGGGCCAAGTGACTGCCTTAGTGACGGCGAAATTCCTGGGTCAAAAAGAGACCTGTGTGACGGAAATCCAGAGTCTGGTGGAGCACGAGCTGATGGCGGGGCCGCACAAGGAGATCGCGCGTGCCTACATCGAGTATCGCCACGATCGTGACGTGGCTCGCGAGCGTGTCAGCAAGCTGAACCAGGAAATTCATGGCTTGGTCGAGCAGAGCAATGCGGAACTGCTCAACGAAAACGCGAATAAAGATGCGCGGGTGATTCCGACCCAGCGCGATTTGTTGGCCGGGATCGTGGCCAAGCACTACGCTAAGCAATACCTGCTGCCCAAGGATGTCGTTGCTGCCCACGAATCAGGCGATCTCCACTATCACGATCTGGATTACGCGCCCTTCTTCCCGATGTTTAACTGCATGCTGGTCGACATGGAAGAGATGCTCACGCGTGGTTTCAAAATGGGCAACGCGGAGATCGAGCCGCCGCGCTCGATCGCGACCGCCACCGCGGTGACAGCGCAGATCATCGCCCAAGTCGCCAGCCACATCTATGGCGGCACCACCATCAACCGCATCGACGAGGTGCTGGCGCCTTACGTCACGATCAGCTATGGCAAACACCTCGAAACCGCCCGGCAATGGAAAGTCGCCGACCCCGAGGCCTACGCCCAAGCGCTCACCGAGAAGGAGTGCTACGATGCCTTTCAATCACTCGAGTACGAGGTCAACACCTTGCACACTTCCAACGGGCAGACGCCTTTTGTCACCCTCGGCTTCGGCCTTGGCGAGAGCTGGGAGGCACGCCTGATCCAGCAGTCTATCCTGCGTAATCGTATCCGCGGGCTGGGCAAGCAGGGTAAGACACCTGTCTTTCCCAAGCTGGTCTTTGGCGTCAAGGCGGGGCTGAACCGCAAGCCCGGCGATCCGAATTACGATATCAAGCAGCTGGCCCTCGAGTGCGCCTCCAAGCGCATGTATCCCGATATTCTAAATTACGATCAGACGGTCAAGGTGACTGGCTCCTTCAAATACCCGATGGGCTGCCGCAGTTTTCTGGGCGCCTATGAGTCGGAGGGCAAAGAAGTCCACGAGGGCCGCAATAATCTCGGGGTGGTCAGCCTCAACTTGCCCCGCATCGCGCTGGAAGCGCAGGGGGATGAGGCACGTTTCTTTGATATCCTAGAGCAACGCCTGCAGCTCGCCCGCAAAGCGCTCGATACGCGTATCGCCCGCCTGCAGAATGTGCCTGCCCGCGTGGCGCCGATCCTCTATATGGAGGGCGCGTGCGGTGTGCGGCTCAAGCCCGAGCAGCCGGTTTCGGAGCTCTTTAAAAATGGCCGCGCCTCCATTAGCCTCGGCTATATCGGCCTGCACGAGTGCATCAACGCGCTCTATGGCAGCGACACCCACGTCTTCGACAGCGAGGCGCTGCGCGGCAAATCGCTCGCCATCGTCAAGGCCCTGCGTGCCGCCGTCGACCGCTGGAAGGAGGAGACTGGCTACGGCTTTAGCCTCTACAGCACTCCGAGTGAAAACCTCTGCGACCGCTTCTGCCGCTTGGACCTCAAGAAGTTTGGCCAAATCGCTGGCGTCAACGACAAGGGGTATTATACCAACAGCTTCCACCTCGACGTCGAGAAACAGGTCAACCCCTACGACAAGCTCGACTTCGAGTATGCCTATCCGCCCGTCGCCAACGGGGGCTTCATCTGCTACGGCGAATACCCCAACATGCAGCACAACCTCGAAGCGCTCGAGGCGATTTGGGACTACAGCTACGACCGTGTGCCTTACTACGGCACCAACACACCCATCGATGAATGCTACGACTGCGGCTTTACCGGCGAGTTCGAGTGCACGGCCAAAGGCTTTACCTGCCCCAGTTGCGGCAACAACGATCCCGCCCGTGTCTCCGTGACCCGCCGCGTCTGCGGCTACCTCGGCAATCCCGACGCCCGCCCCTTCAACGCCGGCAAACAGGAAGAGGTGAAGCGCCGCACCAAGCACCTGTAG
- the nrdG gene encoding anaerobic ribonucleoside-triphosphate reductase-activating protein, producing MNYHRYIELDVINGPGNRCTLFVSGCEHRCPGCYNASTWSPESGHPVTEALIQRILADLKDSRIPRHGLSLTGGDPLFPGNCADILQLVQRVKAECPEKNIWLWTGYLLEDLTPAQNAVLDYVDVLIDGPFIQSQADPSLRFRGSANQRILELQPDDALESFGFKLLFSDL from the coding sequence ATGAATTATCATCGCTACATCGAGCTCGACGTCATCAACGGGCCCGGCAACCGCTGCACTCTGTTTGTTTCAGGCTGCGAGCATCGTTGCCCCGGCTGCTACAACGCGTCCACCTGGTCGCCCGAGTCCGGGCACCCAGTCACCGAGGCGCTCATCCAGCGCATCCTAGCCGACCTCAAAGACAGCCGCATCCCACGCCATGGCCTCTCCCTGACCGGGGGCGACCCGCTCTTTCCAGGCAATTGCGCCGACATACTGCAGCTGGTGCAGCGCGTCAAAGCCGAGTGCCCCGAAAAAAATATCTGGCTGTGGACCGGTTACTTGCTGGAAGACCTCACGCCTGCGCAAAATGCCGTGCTCGACTACGTCGACGTCCTCATCGACGGCCCCTTCATCCAGTCACAAGCCGATCCCAGCCTTCGCTTCCGCGGCTCCGCCAATCAACGGATTCTAGAGCTTCAGCCAGATGACGCGTTGGAATCGTTTGGGTTCAAGCTTCTGTTTTCTGACCTCTGA
- a CDS encoding type II toxin-antitoxin system PemK/MazF family toxin, protein MDVKRGDVVTCVIAGDYGKPRPALVLQSNLYNRTHASVVVLPITSHCIDAPLFRISLSPGKGNGLKLPSQIMVDKLSALRRDRLGQRIGHVSPAVLARVESALVGFLDLPAS, encoded by the coding sequence ATGGATGTAAAGCGTGGCGATGTGGTCACTTGTGTGATCGCGGGCGATTATGGTAAGCCGCGCCCAGCGTTGGTGCTGCAGTCCAACTTATATAATCGCACCCATGCTTCAGTCGTGGTGCTACCGATTACTTCACATTGTATCGACGCGCCATTATTTCGAATTTCTCTCAGCCCGGGTAAGGGCAACGGCCTGAAGTTACCTTCCCAAATTATGGTCGATAAGCTGAGCGCGCTCCGACGCGATCGCCTCGGGCAACGAATCGGGCATGTTAGTCCGGCGGTGCTTGCGCGGGTCGAGAGTGCCTTAGTGGGCTTTTTAGATTTGCCCGCTAGCTGA